The DNA region AAATGCATAATGACAATATTTATGCCTATACAACCAGAGCTAATATTTATTACAAACTCAAAGATTACAAATCTTCGTTAAAAGATTGCGATTATGCACTTCAATACAACAAAGAAGATTATCTTACATACAACCTTAGAGGACTCACCTATATTCACCTTGGAGAGAAAAAAAAGGCCTGTGCTGATTTTTCAAAAGCCTTGAAATTAGGCAGTAAAAGCGCTTCTCAAAATCTAAAAACCTATTGCAAATAAACACTTCAAGAGGACATAAAACAACAAACGCTGTTTCAAAATGAAACAGCGTTTGTTGTTTTTACAAATACTATCGCTTACTTTTGAGTAAGCTTTTTCAATTCGGTTCCGCCTGGAATTTGCATCTTATCAGTCAAAATTGAAATATCTTCCAGATTAAAAACACCTGTCAAAGACATTAAAACTGTTCGACTCATACCATTTGTATCATCCTGAATAAACATTACAAACTCATTCATCACATTTGAATTTCCTGTTCTTTTAACATCAATTGTTATCTGTTTACCATTTTCATTTACCTTTTTTAACTCCTCCATTGCCGAAGTCTTAATGTAGCCATCTGCAACTTCCTTCATTTTCTGAGCTGCTGCTTTGTTCGTAGTTGAAAAAACCCTTAAATCATTCAAATTTTGAATCAACTTTAAATATTGTTGCGTCTCTTTATCAGAAGCATCAACTTTAACTTTACTCATTAATTCAAACATTTTTTTATTCACTACTACCGAAACAACTTCATCTTTACCATTAAACTGATCAAAAACGGCTTGTCCGTAAAACGAAGTTGAAGCAAATGCAACTAACATCGTTAGTATTACTTTTTTCATATCTATATTTTTATTTTAATAGTTTCTAAATTATTAAATAGGTATAACCATTTCCATGCCAAAAAACGACTTTTTATTTTATTCTCCCAATACATTTAACTAGTTTTATAGAGTATTTCGAAATGAAAGCCCTAAAAACAAAACTAAAGATAGTATTTTTACGTAAATAGCCTAAAAGTTATTCCAAATGAAACTTAAATATAAACGCCTATTATTTCTTTTTATTTCATTATGTTCCTTACAAAGCTGTCAGGATAATGATGACTCATTACCAGAAAACACTGATTTAGATGTCCAAAAATTTATTTGGAGAGGATTAAATGAAATGTATCTGTGGCAGGAAAAAGTTCCAGATTTAGCAGACAACCGATTTACTAATAATTCCGAATATGAAAATTTTTTAAAACCATTTTCTCCTGAAAATTTATTTGAAAAATTACTATACAGAGCACCCGATTCTGATGCTGCTAATCAATATGATGTTGTAGACCAATTTAGCTGGATAGTAAGCGATTACACTACTTTGGAACAACAATTACAAGGAACTTCAAAAAGCAATGGTGTAGAATTTGGCTTTAGTCGTATTTCACAAAACAGCAATCAGGTAATTGCCTACATTCGCTACATCATCCCTAATTCGGATGCAGCTGTTAAAGACATTAAGCGTGGTGAAGTCATTTATGGTATTAACGGAACAAGTCTTAATCTAAACAATTATGCCAATTTGTTTTTTAGCAATGCCGAAAGTTACACTTTAAATTTTGCTGATTTAACATACGACTCTAACAACAACCCTGTAATTACTCCAAATGGAAAAAATCTCAGCCTAACCAAAACAACCTTAGCCGAAAATCCAATATTAATTAAAAAAGTAATTACTAGCGGAGCACACAAAATTGGTTATTTAATGTACAATGGTTTTTATCCAAGTTACGATTCCCAACTAAATGATGCCTTTGGTTTTTTCAACTCAGAGGGAATTACAGAACTGGTTTTAGATTTGCGATACAACAGTGGTGGTTCTGTAAATAGTTCGATACGATTAGCCAGTATGATTACAGGACAATTTACAGGAAAAATTTTCAATGAATTAGCCTATAATACTAAAAAATCTTTTCTCAATAAAAAATACCTTTTCGTTAGTACAATTGATGGAAACGCTTTAAATAGTTTAAATCTCACCAAAGTTTATGTGTTAACAACCAGAAGCACCGCATCGGCAAGCGAGTTAATCATTAACGGATTAGACCCCTATATTAACGTTGTACAAATAGGAGATTATACTTATGGAAAAAATGTAGCCTCAGTTACACTTTACGACTCTCCTAGTTTGACAAAAACCGGATTAAATAAAAATCACCGCTACGCTATGCAACCTATTGTTGCGCAGTCTCAAAATTCAGTTGGTTTTAGTGATTATTTAGATGGATTAGTGCCTGATCACCTAGTAACAGAAAGAATAAAAACTTTAGGAATATTAGGTGAACCTAACGAGCCCTTATTAAGTACAGCAATTGGGAAGATCACTGGAACCGCTAAATACACATTACCAGAAAAAACTACCACCAACTTTATTCATCTTAACGACTCTAAAACATTAAGAGGAATGAATTTGATGTATTTTGATGAGAAATCAGACTTATAAAAAGTAAAAAATATTTCACACAGATACAATAATTTGCTGTTTTTGAAGTTGTTAGTTACTAGTAACCATTAAAAACCAACCTCGTGAAAAAAATCACACAATTATTTTTAATTACTACAGCAGTAATTTTATTGGGCTTTGACAAACCCCAAAAAACAACAATTTCTCCAATACAAGTAGTAATTGATGTAAGCCATGGTGGTACTGACGCCGGAGCTATAAAAAACGGAATTAGCGAAAAACAACTGGTAGAAGCACTTGCTAAGAAAATCAAATCTACAAACAACGATGTTCGCATTCATTTTACGAGAAATGAAGACAAGACACTAACACTCCAAGAAAGAACGGAATATATTAATTCGCTTAAACCTGATTTTGTTTTATCCATTCATATAAACGCAAACAAAGACAATACGAAATCAGGATTAGAACTTTATACGTCACAGGAAAATAAATTCTCAGATAAATCAGTTGAAAAAGCAAACGAACTAAGACAAAAACTTTTAAAACATGACTTTTTCAAATCAAGTTCCGTTAAAACAGCACCATTTTATATCCTTAAAAACAGTAATGCACCAGCAGTAATTGTCGAATTAGGATTTCTAACTAATGAAAATGACTATAAATATTTAACAGATAGTAATTCTCAAGATAAAATTGCATCATCTATTTCAGAATACTTATCGGAATTAAAGTAAAAAAAATGCCGCTTTGAGAGCGGCATTTTTTTGATAAATCAATTGTTAAAAATTGATATTCAACCCTACTTTAAAGTTTCTTCCTCTCGTATTGTAACCTACTACCTCAACAAAATCTTCATTGGTAATATTTGTTACCGAAGCAAAAACATTCATTCTATTTTTGATTAATTCATACTTAGCTGTTGCATTCAACAATTGATAGGAATCCAAAACAGAAACAACTGGTGGATATCCCATAAATCCTTGCCTTTTGTCCAAGTACTGATAGCTAACTCCAACAAAAGCACCCGGTACAAACTGATAATCAATTGCTGCATTTACCTTATGTTTTGGATTGTATAGATTAGCTGTTATATCAGGAAAACTATTAATTACCATTTTATCTTCCGTCTGGGTAAATGTATAATTAGCGTTTAAATTTATCTTATTGTTAAATACCCAAGTAAAACTAGTTTCAATACCTTTAGAATTGTATTTTCCATTCGCATTAAAATAAGCTGTTCCATACTCAATAGCAGATTTCTCTTGTCTATAAAAAGCTACTGAATTCAAAACTATTTTCTTATTTAAAAAAGCTAGTTCAAATCCTGTTTCAACAGTACTGTTTTCTTCTGCCTCTAAATTCATATTCCCTCCATAAGTAGCATACAATTGATACAAACTTGGTGCAATGTATGCCGTGCTGAATGACGAAATTATTTT from Flavobacterium nitratireducens includes:
- a CDS encoding DUF4252 domain-containing protein, with the protein product MKKVILTMLVAFASTSFYGQAVFDQFNGKDEVVSVVVNKKMFELMSKVKVDASDKETQQYLKLIQNLNDLRVFSTTNKAAAQKMKEVADGYIKTSAMEELKKVNENGKQITIDVKRTGNSNVMNEFVMFIQDDTNGMSRTVLMSLTGVFNLEDISILTDKMQIPGGTELKKLTQK
- a CDS encoding tetratricopeptide repeat protein, coding for MKSLLLYSLLLISFVGWTQTAAENYFDQAMKKSKAGNTKGAIQDYDKAIKIQPDFVPAYLNRSMEKIKINDLQGALVDVNKTLEMHNDNIYAYTTRANIYYKLKDYKSSLKDCDYALQYNKEDYLTYNLRGLTYIHLGEKKKACADFSKALKLGSKSASQNLKTYCK
- a CDS encoding N-acetylmuramoyl-L-alanine amidase, which encodes MKKITQLFLITTAVILLGFDKPQKTTISPIQVVIDVSHGGTDAGAIKNGISEKQLVEALAKKIKSTNNDVRIHFTRNEDKTLTLQERTEYINSLKPDFVLSIHINANKDNTKSGLELYTSQENKFSDKSVEKANELRQKLLKHDFFKSSSVKTAPFYILKNSNAPAVIVELGFLTNENDYKYLTDSNSQDKIASSISEYLSELK
- a CDS encoding S41 family peptidase, producing MKLKYKRLLFLFISLCSLQSCQDNDDSLPENTDLDVQKFIWRGLNEMYLWQEKVPDLADNRFTNNSEYENFLKPFSPENLFEKLLYRAPDSDAANQYDVVDQFSWIVSDYTTLEQQLQGTSKSNGVEFGFSRISQNSNQVIAYIRYIIPNSDAAVKDIKRGEVIYGINGTSLNLNNYANLFFSNAESYTLNFADLTYDSNNNPVITPNGKNLSLTKTTLAENPILIKKVITSGAHKIGYLMYNGFYPSYDSQLNDAFGFFNSEGITELVLDLRYNSGGSVNSSIRLASMITGQFTGKIFNELAYNTKKSFLNKKYLFVSTIDGNALNSLNLTKVYVLTTRSTASASELIINGLDPYINVVQIGDYTYGKNVASVTLYDSPSLTKTGLNKNHRYAMQPIVAQSQNSVGFSDYLDGLVPDHLVTERIKTLGILGEPNEPLLSTAIGKITGTAKYTLPEKTTTNFIHLNDSKTLRGMNLMYFDEKSDL